TTTGCGGCCAGAACTATCGATCCTGTAAGCCGTACTATCAAAGTAGAAGTGCCGCTAACCAGCGATCCTGCATTGAGACCAAACATGATTGCACAGATCAAGATCATAGACTATGCTACACCTCATGCACTGGTGATACCTGTTAATATCATCCAGTATGCATTGGGTAAATCTTATGTAATCGTCGCTGAGAAATCCAAAGATGGGTGGATTGCAAAAAGAAGAGAAGTGGAAGTAGGTCGCACCTACAATGACAAAGCTGAAATCAAAAGCGGATTACAGGCAGGAGATAATGTAGTAACAACAGGTTATCAGGGATTGAATGACAATGACCTGATCCAGTTATGATCTTAAAAATACTGTTGTATGCAAGATAATCTGAATAAAGAATTTAAGCCTACCAGCTGGGCCATTGATAATAAAGTGAGCGTGTATGTCGCTACTATTATCATAGCCATAGCAGGTATACTATCCTATCAAAATCTACCGAAGGAGCAATATCCGGAGGTTGTGTTTCCTCAGTTTTATATCAGTACTATCAATAGTGGTACATCTCCTGAAGATATGGAAACACTCGTGACCAAGCCCATTGAAAAGCAGCTGGGTGGTCTGTCTGGTGTCAAATCTATCAAGAGTACAAGTATGCAGGATTACTCTGCAATCACTATTGAGTTCGAAGCAGGAGAGAACATGGAATCGGCACGTCAGGAAGTGAGAGAGAAAGTAGACGATGCGAAGAAAGACCTGCCGAATAATCTTACACAGGAACCGCAGATCATCAAGATCGATGTATCGCAGATCCCTATAATGAACATCAACCTGTCTGGTGATTTCGATCTGCAATCACTGAAGAAGTATGCAGATGAAATGCAGGATAGGATCGAAGCGCTGAACGAGATCACCCGTGTAGATATCGTGGGTGCACTTGATCGTGAAATCCAGATCAATGTAGATAAATACAAGATGGATGCAGCACAGGTGAGTTTTGATGATATAGCTAATGCGGTGGCTGCTGAAAACAGAACCATCTCTGGCGGTCAGGTGTCCATGGATGGACAAAAGCGTACACTGAGTGTAAAGGGTGAATATAAAGATCCCACTAAATTGCGCAATATCATAATCCGCAGTGCATCTGGCTCAACCGTATACCTGCGTGATATTGCCGATGTGGTAGATGGATTTGAGGAGCAGGAAAGCTATGCGCGTCTGGGCGGTAAGAATGTGATCACGTTGAACGTGATCAAGCAGAGTGGCAAGAACCTGATCGATGCTTCTGACAAGATCAGGGTGATCATAGAGGACATGAAAAAAGATTATCTCCCTAAAGGATTGAATGTAGTGATCACGGGCGATCAGTCAAACGCTACGCGTGTAACACTACATGACCTGATCAATACCATCATCATCGGATTCCTGCTGGTGACGGTGATTCTCATGTTCTTCATGGGAGCGGTGAATGCGATCTTCGTGGCCATGTCTGTACCGATCTCAATGTTCATCGCCTTCCTGATATTGCCGGCTTATCATTTCACACTGAATATGATGGTGTTGTTCTCGTTCCTGCTGGCATTGGGGATTGTGGTGGACGATGCGATCGTGGTGATAGAAAACGTGCATCGTATCTTCTATGAACGCAAAGACCTCGGAATAGTGAAGGCGGCTAAGATAGCGGCAGGGGAGGTGTTTCTACCGGTATTTTCAGGTACACTGACGGTGTTGGCGCCATTCGTGCCCTTGCTGTTCTGGCCGGGTATCATCGGTAAGTTTATGTTCTTCCTGCCATTGACGTTGATTACGACACTCGGGGCATCGCTGGTAGTAGCTTATATTATCAATCCTGTGTTTGCCGTGGATTTTATGGACAGGCATGAAGGAGAAAACCATCCAAAGCCTGTATGGAATAGAAAGTTCACTTACATGGCGATCGTGTTTGGTGTAATTGCGCTGATAGGATATGCAAATGGCAGTGTGGGACTGGGTAACTTTGTCATCTTTTTATTCCTGCTCATACTATTGGAGAAATTTTATTTGGGGGGTGTGGCACGCCGCTTCCAGAGCAATTTCTGGCCAAAGGTACAGGAGCGTTACAAGCGTATATTACAATGGTGCCTTATTGGATGGAGACCAATATGGATATTGATCGGCACATTTGGTTTGCTCATATTCAGCATTATGCTCACGGCCATCAGGAATCCGAAAGTAGTATTCTTCCCGCAGGCAGATCCTAACTTCATCTATGCTTATATAGAGTTGCCAATGGGTACAGATCAGAAGTACACTGATAGCATCACACACATTGTAGAAGACAGGATCACAAAAGTTGTGGGTGCGAACAATCCGATAGTAGAATCTATCATCTCCAACGTAGCAGTGGGGGCGGGTGATCCATCGCAGACGGATTTGAGTACGCAGCCTCATAAAGGTAAAGTGACAGTTGCATTTGTGGAGTTTGGAAAGCGTGATGGTCATGATACCAAACAATATCTTGATAAGATCAGGCAGGCTGTAAAAGGTATACCGGGTACAGACATTACAGTAGAGCAGGAGCAGGGCGGTCCGCCAACAGGAAAGCCCATCAACATCGAAATAGCTGGTGATGAATTTGAAGAACTGACATCTACAGCCACTAAACTGAAGCGTTACCTTGATTCACTGGAGATCGGTGGCGTAGAGGAATTGCGTTCAGACTTTCAGAGCAACAAACCTGAAATTGTGGTGGATATAGATCGTGAGCGTGCAAACAGGGAAGGTATTTCCACCACAACTATTGGTATGGCATTGCGCACTGCTTTGTATGGATATGAAGCCTCTAAGTTCAGGGATCCGGAAGATGATTATCCGATCATGGTCCGGTTCAGGGAAACGCAGCGTAACAATATCAACACACTCATGAACCTGAACTTGGTATATAGGGATATGAATATGGGAGGTATGATCAGGCAGGTGCCGCTGAGTGCAGTGGCAAATATTCATTACTCCAATACTTATGCAAGTATCAAGCGTATAGATCAGAAGCGTGTGGTGACATTGTATTCAAATGTACTCAACGGTTATAATACGAACGAAGTAGTACAGCAAATACAAACAGCAGTGAGTGATTTTGCAAAGCCGGCAGGTATTCAGGTAAAGATGACGGGTGAGCAGGAAGATCAGGCAGAGACAATGAACTTCCTGATGCTTGCGATGATTGGTGCATTTGGATTGATCCTGATGATCATGGTAACGCAGTTTAATTCCGTTGGTCGTCCGCTGATCATCTTTATGGAAATCCTGTTTAGTATCATAGGGGTATTCCTTGGGTTCTCCGTTTTTGGAATGGATATCTCCATCGTAATGACGGGAGTAGGTATCATGGCGCTGGCGGGTATCGTAGTACGTAATGGTATCGTACTCGTAGAGTTTACAGATCTGTTGGTGCAACAAAATATGCCAGTGTATGAAGCGGTGGTAGAAGCGGGCAGAACCCGTATGACCCCGGTGTTACTCACGGCAATAGCAGCGATCCTTGGTTTGATTCCGCTGGCAGTGGGATTCAATATAGACTTTGAAACCTTGTTCTCTCATTTCCAGCCACATATTTTCTTTGGTGGAGACAATGTGGCGTTCTGGGGCCCATTGGCCTGGACCATGGTGTATGGGTTAGTCTTTGCTACATTCCTGACCCTGGTCCTTGTGCCGGTGATGTATGCGATGAATAAGCGGTCGATAGATGTGCTGGATTATAAAGGATGGCCGAGGGGATTGAAGTATATTCCATTCTTTGTAGTTTTTGTGAAACTGTTTATGAAGAAGGAGACGGTGCGAAAACTGCATGCGCCGGATTATGTATCAGACATGCCATATAGGTTCTTCAGTGGTAAAGAGGAAGAGGAGGTGCCACATGGAAATGGGGTAGCAGTGAAGTAAGTGAAGAGCTTGTAGTAGATAACTTTAAGTAAGTGTACACAATTACAGTGTAACAGTTGTAGGTTTAACAGGATACCGTCCCGTTTCGTCCGGGACGGTTTTTTATATTAAACTTAGCCATATTCCTACTTTTTTATGTATCTTAACAAACTTTAACAAATACTACTGCAGCAAATCATTATTTTTGGGCCTTAAGCGCCATTTTTGTTAATCCGGGTAACAATAACGCTATGCGACGCAACCATGAAATAGATTACCGTATCTATGGTGAAGAAATACAGATTGTCGAAATAGAACTCGATCCACAGGAGACTGCCGTGGCCGAGAGTGGTAGTTTTATGATGATGGACCAGGAGATACAGATGCAAACCATGTTTGGTGACGGTTCACAGTCTAATCAAGGTATTTTAGGAAAGTTAATGTCTGCCGGTAAGCGAATGCTGACTGGGGAGAGTCTTTTCATGACTGCATTTACGAATGTGGGGAATGGAAAGAAACGTGTAAGTTTTGCGGCACCTTACCCGGGTAAGATAATCCCCATGGATTTGTCCCTGATGGGTGGCAAGGTGATTTGCCAGAAGGATGCGTTCCTATGTGCGGCGAAGGGGGTGAGTATCGGAATAGAGTGGCAGCGTAAGCTGGGAACGGGGATCTTTGGAGGTGAGGGTTTCATCATGGAAAAGCTGGAAGGTGATGGTATGGCTTTTGTGCACGCAGGAGGGTTGGTATTAGAGAAAGAATTACTGCCTGGGCAGGTATTAAAAATAGATACAGGATGTCTGGTCGCCTATACTTCAGGAATAGATTTTGACGTTGAATTTGTACGGGGAATAAAGAATATGGTATTTGGTGGCGAGGGTTTATTTTTCGCTACATTGAGAGGACCCGGCAAGGTATGGGTACAGTCGTTGCCTATTAGCCGATTAGCAAGCAGGATCATATCATATGGAACAGTTCGCCGAAAAGAAGAAGGTAGTATACTGGGCGGATTGGGAAATTTACTGGATGGAGATTGATAAATAATAATTAAACTGAAACAGAAATAAACTGTTATAACTGGAAATAATCAGACGTATTAAAAAACTGGTATCTTTGAAAACCGCCTTATTGAATAACCGTTATTAGCAGGTATTTTATAGAATTGACATCATTAAACAGACAAAGAGTCAAATAACTGTTGTAACTGGCAGAGGAAAAAATTGATAAACC
This Chitinophaga sancti DNA region includes the following protein-coding sequences:
- a CDS encoding efflux RND transporter permease subunit, producing the protein MQDNLNKEFKPTSWAIDNKVSVYVATIIIAIAGILSYQNLPKEQYPEVVFPQFYISTINSGTSPEDMETLVTKPIEKQLGGLSGVKSIKSTSMQDYSAITIEFEAGENMESARQEVREKVDDAKKDLPNNLTQEPQIIKIDVSQIPIMNINLSGDFDLQSLKKYADEMQDRIEALNEITRVDIVGALDREIQINVDKYKMDAAQVSFDDIANAVAAENRTISGGQVSMDGQKRTLSVKGEYKDPTKLRNIIIRSASGSTVYLRDIADVVDGFEEQESYARLGGKNVITLNVIKQSGKNLIDASDKIRVIIEDMKKDYLPKGLNVVITGDQSNATRVTLHDLINTIIIGFLLVTVILMFFMGAVNAIFVAMSVPISMFIAFLILPAYHFTLNMMVLFSFLLALGIVVDDAIVVIENVHRIFYERKDLGIVKAAKIAAGEVFLPVFSGTLTVLAPFVPLLFWPGIIGKFMFFLPLTLITTLGASLVVAYIINPVFAVDFMDRHEGENHPKPVWNRKFTYMAIVFGVIALIGYANGSVGLGNFVIFLFLLILLEKFYLGGVARRFQSNFWPKVQERYKRILQWCLIGWRPIWILIGTFGLLIFSIMLTAIRNPKVVFFPQADPNFIYAYIELPMGTDQKYTDSITHIVEDRITKVVGANNPIVESIISNVAVGAGDPSQTDLSTQPHKGKVTVAFVEFGKRDGHDTKQYLDKIRQAVKGIPGTDITVEQEQGGPPTGKPINIEIAGDEFEELTSTATKLKRYLDSLEIGGVEELRSDFQSNKPEIVVDIDRERANREGISTTTIGMALRTALYGYEASKFRDPEDDYPIMVRFRETQRNNINTLMNLNLVYRDMNMGGMIRQVPLSAVANIHYSNTYASIKRIDQKRVVTLYSNVLNGYNTNEVVQQIQTAVSDFAKPAGIQVKMTGEQEDQAETMNFLMLAMIGAFGLILMIMVTQFNSVGRPLIIFMEILFSIIGVFLGFSVFGMDISIVMTGVGIMALAGIVVRNGIVLVEFTDLLVQQNMPVYEAVVEAGRTRMTPVLLTAIAAILGLIPLAVGFNIDFETLFSHFQPHIFFGGDNVAFWGPLAWTMVYGLVFATFLTLVLVPVMYAMNKRSIDVLDYKGWPRGLKYIPFFVVFVKLFMKKETVRKLHAPDYVSDMPYRFFSGKEEEEVPHGNGVAVK
- a CDS encoding TIGR00266 family protein, translated to MRRNHEIDYRIYGEEIQIVEIELDPQETAVAESGSFMMMDQEIQMQTMFGDGSQSNQGILGKLMSAGKRMLTGESLFMTAFTNVGNGKKRVSFAAPYPGKIIPMDLSLMGGKVICQKDAFLCAAKGVSIGIEWQRKLGTGIFGGEGFIMEKLEGDGMAFVHAGGLVLEKELLPGQVLKIDTGCLVAYTSGIDFDVEFVRGIKNMVFGGEGLFFATLRGPGKVWVQSLPISRLASRIISYGTVRRKEEGSILGGLGNLLDGD